A region from the Solibacillus sp. FSL H8-0523 genome encodes:
- a CDS encoding histidine kinase encodes MRAFIKKNNTLHNQIFLLFSVLAVINISAVTIIGYNKFSSVYDEIVQEQLEQTSIELNSSIEAKYSQISMIASQVSTDEDIQNLMYQLLSQPDLASLQAQTFKRTLNRYYPYIDSILDYRFYKLDGAGLFPASQELNLIIDDQSIQRALDAEGQLIWVGQDTKSHRYSYAIKVIKLMNHSYKKSGFLVLKLANEYFDTQFGDSDNFIQIFDDSEQFLTGQNSSKLLLSDEGEISIDDEPFYVVKSVSPRTEWTIYVAQSMANYNQKTQKIQLFLVGIALIGVVLGFLLSWIIASYITSPLKQLIEAMRKGPKRQLLHIEETNSYLEMHTLHHTYNQFITDIERLIEEVYEKQLLQQQAELKALQSQINPHFLYNTLNTFYWKLIDEGKDELADYVLSMSALFKYSVSATTTDTDVVTLQQELEQVEHYLNLMKMRLDDRLTWQIQCESELKTVQIPKLLLQPFIENAIIHGIEPQRTKGMIDIIIRSKGRDLLSIIIQDNGKGMPATTLDNLNKMTDIPTGMNHIGVHNIRLRLAIHYSENVADSLHFKSDENQGTKVSLILPKEEKHS; translated from the coding sequence ATGAGAGCATTTATAAAAAAGAATAATACGTTACATAACCAAATCTTTTTACTATTTTCAGTATTGGCCGTCATCAATATAAGTGCGGTTACTATTATTGGTTATAATAAATTTTCTTCTGTTTATGATGAAATTGTGCAAGAACAGTTAGAACAAACGAGCATAGAATTAAACAGTTCAATTGAAGCAAAGTATTCTCAAATAAGTATGATTGCATCCCAAGTTTCAACCGATGAGGATATTCAAAATTTAATGTATCAATTGCTTAGTCAACCAGATTTGGCTAGCTTACAAGCGCAGACTTTTAAGCGAACGTTAAATCGTTACTATCCTTATATTGATAGTATTTTAGATTACCGTTTTTATAAATTAGATGGAGCGGGCTTGTTTCCGGCTTCCCAAGAATTAAATTTAATTATTGATGATCAATCGATTCAAAGGGCGTTAGATGCAGAAGGACAACTTATTTGGGTAGGACAGGATACGAAAAGTCATCGGTATTCTTATGCGATTAAAGTCATAAAATTAATGAATCACTCCTATAAAAAAAGTGGGTTTCTTGTGTTGAAACTTGCAAATGAATATTTCGATACGCAGTTTGGCGATAGCGATAACTTTATTCAGATCTTTGATGATTCGGAACAATTTCTTACAGGTCAAAATTCCTCTAAATTGTTGCTCTCGGATGAAGGGGAAATCTCCATCGACGACGAACCATTTTATGTCGTAAAAAGTGTATCACCACGTACTGAGTGGACAATCTATGTTGCACAGTCAATGGCAAACTATAACCAAAAAACACAAAAAATTCAATTATTCCTAGTTGGGATAGCGCTAATTGGTGTCGTGCTGGGCTTTTTATTATCTTGGATTATTGCTTCCTATATCACATCGCCGTTAAAACAGCTAATCGAGGCGATGCGTAAGGGCCCAAAAAGACAGCTGCTACATATTGAAGAAACGAATAGCTATCTTGAAATGCATACCTTACATCACACGTACAATCAATTTATTACAGATATCGAAAGGCTTATTGAAGAGGTATATGAAAAGCAACTACTTCAACAGCAGGCAGAGTTGAAAGCATTACAATCTCAAATCAATCCGCACTTTTTATACAATACATTAAATACATTTTATTGGAAATTAATTGATGAGGGTAAGGATGAGCTTGCGGACTATGTGCTATCTATGTCTGCACTGTTCAAATATAGCGTTAGCGCTACAACAACGGACACAGATGTTGTTACACTTCAACAGGAATTGGAGCAAGTTGAGCATTATTTAAATTTGATGAAAATGCGTTTAGATGACCGTTTGACATGGCAGATTCAATGCGAATCAGAGCTTAAAACGGTTCAGATTCCGAAACTATTATTGCAGCCTTTTATTGAAAATGCGATTATTCATGGAATTGAGCCACAACGCACGAAGGGTATGATCGATATCATCATTCGTTCAAAAGGGCGGGATTTATTATCGATTATTATTCAGGATAATGGGAAAGGGATGCCTGCAACTACGCTAGATAACTTAAATAAAATGACAGATATTCCAACGGGCATGAATCATATCGGTGTTCATAATATTCGGTTGCGACTCGCTATTCATTATTCGGAAAATGTTGCAGATTCACTGCACTTCAAGAGCGATGAAAACCAAGGTACTAAAGTGTCGCTAATTTTACCAAAGGAGGAAAAACACTCATGA
- a CDS encoding response regulator — MTIQLLIIEDETIVRKSLKNMIEKNRHSITVYTAADVYEANEYFQLAPIHVLILDIQLPEIDGLTFLKQLRKRQPDLLVIIVSAHADFAYAQQAIDLNVVKYLVKPVSRETLLEAIDQCIKHVKIIPSADHASIQQALNYIHTHFNEPLTLQELSEIVHLNTSYFSSLFKQSVGVNFLQYLTNYRMKEAKKLLLEHNYSIGEISIRVGYKTSKYFIQIFKEYEKITPNQYRKQKHSKDNGVYPK; from the coding sequence ATGACAATTCAGTTATTAATTATTGAAGATGAAACGATTGTTCGAAAAAGTCTAAAAAATATGATAGAAAAAAATAGACACTCCATTACGGTTTATACAGCAGCTGATGTTTATGAAGCCAATGAGTATTTCCAGTTAGCACCTATACATGTATTAATTCTTGATATTCAACTTCCTGAAATTGACGGCCTCACATTCTTAAAACAGCTACGAAAAAGACAACCTGATTTACTTGTAATAATTGTATCGGCCCATGCTGACTTTGCGTATGCGCAGCAGGCAATCGATTTGAATGTCGTAAAATATTTAGTAAAGCCAGTTTCTAGAGAAACATTATTAGAAGCGATAGATCAATGCATAAAGCACGTGAAGATAATACCAAGCGCGGATCACGCCAGTATTCAACAAGCGTTGAATTATATTCATACACATTTTAATGAACCACTAACGTTACAAGAATTATCTGAGATTGTACACCTTAATACGAGTTATTTTAGCTCTCTTTTCAAACAATCTGTTGGTGTGAATTTTTTGCAATACCTAACGAATTACAGAATGAAGGAAGCAAAAAAACTATTATTAGAGCACAACTACTCGATTGGAGAAATTTCAATTCGAGTAGGTTACAAAACTTCTAAGTATTTCATCCAAATTTTTAAAGAGTATGAGAAGATTACACCAAATCAATACCGAAAGCAAAAACATTCCAAAGATAATGGTGTTTATCCTAAATAA
- a CDS encoding extracellular solute-binding protein, protein MKRFKKAHTFFLACIVGVLLVLGGCSSSSSDSEVSGDGNKVVKFMHIWPPGSSKTQNQIVESVVKKYEDDNPDVKIQVEYLENEQYKDKIKVLSSSNELPDVGVTWAAGYLKPFVEGGLMADLSDVLAKDNLKDQFVGGTTEAYAFDDKTYGLPIELNIAPVYYNKEIFKKNGLEVPTTYAEFVNVVKTLKSSGVTPIALGNKEGWTGSLWYMYLADRIGGSTLISEAIAQEVSFENADLEQAAADFKELAELGAFSKGTNGLSNDEAKIEFLNETAAMYLMGSWELPNFTTSDETTQEFKDKIGYFNFPNYESGAGAADSWIGGPGVGLFVSEKSKVKDESKEFIRYFIEEWGKQSFTKAGVIPATKVDTSSLDLPQMNIDVLNDLNKAKSITLFADVQMPASAADTHYNLLQSLVSGDITPADFTKQTEQSLKSAK, encoded by the coding sequence ATGAAAAGGTTTAAGAAAGCGCATACATTTTTCTTAGCTTGTATTGTTGGGGTGTTATTAGTATTAGGGGGATGTAGTTCTTCGAGTAGTGATAGTGAAGTTAGTGGTGATGGAAACAAGGTAGTAAAATTCATGCACATTTGGCCACCGGGTAGTTCAAAAACGCAAAACCAAATCGTTGAATCGGTTGTTAAAAAGTATGAGGATGACAATCCAGATGTAAAAATTCAAGTTGAGTATTTAGAAAATGAGCAATACAAAGATAAAATCAAAGTTCTTTCTTCATCTAACGAATTGCCTGATGTAGGGGTGACATGGGCAGCTGGTTATTTAAAACCATTCGTTGAAGGTGGTCTAATGGCAGACTTGTCTGACGTATTAGCAAAAGATAATTTAAAAGACCAATTCGTTGGAGGTACAACAGAAGCATATGCCTTTGATGACAAGACATATGGCCTACCAATCGAGTTAAATATTGCACCAGTTTATTACAACAAGGAAATTTTCAAAAAGAATGGTTTAGAAGTACCGACAACATATGCTGAATTTGTAAATGTTGTTAAAACACTAAAATCAAGTGGTGTAACTCCAATTGCACTTGGAAATAAAGAGGGGTGGACAGGCTCGCTATGGTATATGTACTTAGCAGATCGTATTGGTGGCTCAACACTTATCTCTGAAGCAATTGCACAAGAAGTATCATTTGAAAATGCTGATTTAGAACAAGCAGCGGCAGATTTCAAAGAATTAGCCGAATTAGGTGCTTTTAGTAAAGGTACAAATGGTTTATCAAATGACGAAGCAAAAATTGAATTTTTAAATGAAACGGCTGCAATGTACCTAATGGGTAGTTGGGAATTACCGAATTTCACAACAAGTGATGAAACAACACAAGAATTTAAAGATAAAATTGGGTATTTTAATTTCCCTAATTACGAGAGTGGCGCGGGTGCAGCGGATAGTTGGATCGGCGGGCCAGGCGTCGGGCTATTCGTTTCGGAAAAATCGAAAGTAAAAGATGAATCAAAAGAGTTTATTCGTTACTTTATCGAAGAATGGGGCAAACAATCGTTCACGAAAGCGGGCGTAATTCCAGCTACAAAGGTAGATACGTCTTCTCTTGATTTACCACAGATGAATATCGATGTTTTAAATGATTTAAACAAAGCAAAAAGCATTACACTTTTTGCTGATGTACAAATGCCTGCTTCAGCAGCAGACACTCATTATAATTTATTGCAGTCATTAGTTAGTGGAGATATAACACCTGCTGACTTTACGAAGCAAACAGAACAATCGCTCAAGTCTGCTAAATAA
- a CDS encoding sugar ABC transporter permease gives MNRLKASKLDLLIYVGPALLLLLGIVYIPIVQTGYFGLMEWNGIGEKTFVGLENYLALLKDSKFWGSAYHSLILAVASIISLIFYLTISFVLASRIKGANLLRKIYLIPMLLASVAIAQLWMKIYNPSNGMLNIFLMKLGIENPPAWLGDANLALYAIIVPTIWQYAGFYILIYYAALKNVPESLVEAARIDGASPFHIALKIKLPLIMNVVKVTIVLAAVGSLKYFDLIYIMTGGGPSGSSEVMASYMYNTAFNKFDFGYGSAIGFFLLVICLVATFIIQRLSIADKDLY, from the coding sequence ATGAATCGATTGAAAGCTTCGAAACTTGATTTGTTAATATATGTCGGACCAGCGTTACTTTTACTGCTAGGAATTGTTTATATTCCTATTGTGCAAACGGGCTATTTTGGCTTAATGGAATGGAATGGGATTGGTGAAAAAACATTTGTTGGGCTTGAAAACTATTTAGCATTGTTGAAAGATTCAAAGTTTTGGGGTAGTGCCTATCATTCGCTTATTTTAGCAGTAGCTTCAATTATTAGCCTTATTTTTTACTTAACCATTTCCTTTGTTTTAGCAAGCCGCATTAAGGGAGCGAATCTACTACGCAAAATTTATTTGATTCCTATGTTACTGGCTTCTGTTGCGATTGCACAACTTTGGATGAAAATTTACAATCCATCGAACGGGATGCTTAATATCTTTTTAATGAAACTGGGGATCGAAAATCCACCTGCATGGCTTGGCGATGCAAATTTAGCACTCTACGCAATCATTGTGCCAACGATTTGGCAATATGCAGGTTTTTATATTCTTATTTATTATGCCGCGTTAAAAAATGTTCCAGAATCTCTTGTTGAAGCAGCACGTATTGATGGCGCATCTCCATTCCATATTGCACTTAAAATTAAATTACCACTAATTATGAACGTTGTGAAAGTAACAATCGTCCTTGCTGCAGTTGGATCGTTAAAATATTTCGATTTAATTTATATTATGACAGGCGGTGGGCCAAGTGGTTCAAGTGAAGTAATGGCCTCGTATATGTATAATACGGCCTTTAATAAATTTGATTTTGGCTATGGTAGTGCTATTGGCTTCTTCTTATTAGTCATTTGCCTCGTGGCGACATTCATAATTCAACGTTTGAGTATCGCTGACAAGGATCTTTACTAG
- a CDS encoding carbohydrate ABC transporter permease translates to MQRIGKALLYVVLIGIAIIQLFPIYWLTLFSLKNNYEIFNLSPLALPQELRFENYIKVWTEGNIATYFFNSIFYTVSAVILTIVLASMVTFAITRLQWRGHKIVLGLFMLGLMIPIHSTLIPLFNTYTTIGLINHPLSLILSYTAFNMPITIMILLGFYEALSHEIEEAAIIDGASIHHIFFRITLPMTAPVIATASIINMIYNWNEFVFVNTFISSDELKTLTVGIQNFIGQYSTDWGAIGATLMFSIIPILLIFLILSDRIVEGIAAGSVKG, encoded by the coding sequence ATGCAACGAATTGGTAAAGCCCTACTTTATGTCGTATTAATTGGTATTGCCATTATACAGTTATTCCCTATCTACTGGCTTACGCTATTTTCATTGAAAAATAACTATGAGATTTTTAATTTATCACCACTTGCATTACCACAAGAATTACGTTTTGAAAACTACATTAAAGTATGGACAGAAGGAAACATAGCAACCTACTTTTTTAACAGTATTTTTTACACAGTTTCAGCGGTTATTTTAACAATTGTATTAGCGAGTATGGTTACTTTTGCGATTACGCGTTTGCAATGGAGAGGACATAAGATTGTGCTAGGTCTCTTTATGCTAGGGCTAATGATTCCTATTCACTCTACGCTTATTCCATTGTTTAATACGTACACAACAATTGGATTGATTAATCATCCGCTTTCACTGATTTTGTCTTATACAGCATTTAATATGCCTATTACCATAATGATTTTACTAGGATTTTACGAGGCGTTATCACATGAAATTGAGGAAGCAGCCATTATTGATGGAGCGTCTATCCATCATATATTTTTCCGAATTACATTACCAATGACAGCGCCAGTAATTGCTACTGCATCAATCATTAATATGATATATAACTGGAATGAATTTGTTTTTGTAAATACATTTATTAGCTCAGATGAACTGAAAACACTGACAGTAGGGATTCAAAACTTTATTGGACAGTACTCGACAGATTGGGGTGCTATTGGAGCAACGCTAATGTTTAGTATCATTCCAATATTACTTATCTTCCTTATTTTAAGTGATCGTATCGTTGAAGGGATCGCTGCAGGTTCTGTAAAAGGCTAA
- a CDS encoding DUF624 domain-containing protein gives MIHRVYSKLFVVCEWIMNLLILNLLFIFFSCAGLILFGFAPAYTAMSLVFKKLYEGEDVRVVRSFYTTFKSELIKSNKFGLLYGYVYILLFINFLFIQTLPVFIQTASMFVLIALTLLVLASSLYIFPLYNSFESTVWLLIKNSLLLAFAFLPRTIFTQIVILAVGVICFYQPILIFLLGFSSVCAIITLTSQPCIQKITNTV, from the coding sequence ATGATACACCGAGTATATTCAAAATTATTTGTCGTTTGCGAATGGATAATGAATCTGTTGATACTGAACTTGCTGTTTATATTTTTTAGTTGCGCAGGACTCATTTTATTTGGATTTGCGCCGGCTTATACAGCAATGAGCCTTGTCTTTAAAAAGCTCTATGAGGGAGAAGATGTTCGGGTTGTCCGTAGCTTTTATACAACTTTTAAAAGTGAGCTTATTAAGAGCAATAAATTTGGTCTTTTATACGGCTATGTGTATATACTCTTATTCATTAATTTTTTATTTATTCAAACGTTACCTGTATTCATTCAAACAGCATCGATGTTCGTACTCATTGCACTAACGTTACTTGTACTTGCTAGCAGTTTATACATTTTTCCTTTGTATAATAGTTTTGAGTCTACAGTTTGGTTATTAATTAAAAATAGTTTACTTTTAGCGTTTGCCTTTTTACCACGTACAATTTTTACACAAATTGTTATTCTTGCAGTGGGCGTTATTTGTTTTTATCAACCAATTTTAATTTTCCTTCTGGGGTTCAGTAGTGTTTGTGCAATTATTACGCTAACGAGCCAACCGTGTATTCAAAAAATAACTAATACAGTTTAA
- a CDS encoding glycoside hydrolase family 43 protein produces the protein MIQNPILTGFNPDPSICRVGEDYYIAVSTFEWFPGVGIYHSKDLTNWTLVRRPLERLSQLNMIGNPNSGGVWAPCLTYSEGQFWLIYSDIKVVEGQWKDGHNYLVTATNIEDEWSEPIYLNSAGFDPSLYHDEDGKKYLLNMVWDARYKNHPFYGISIQEYDHEKKSLVGERKIIFKGTNAKLTEAPHLYKIDGYFYLLTAEGGTRYDHRATIARSSSIDGPYELSPHNPLITGFFTPEETLQKAGHASLVQTHTNEWYLAYLVGRPLQDENKPLLDPRGYCPLGRETAISKIEWKDGWPVVVGGNYPQLQVEAPAIAPQPIGDMAPTITYFKSELPLDFQTLRQPMDSFATLIERPGYLRLIGKESLTSKFKQAFVARRWQDFNFEAETKVNVSPTSFQQYAGLVNYYNTENWTALDITFDEKLGRVLTILSNDNTVFGTPLEMPIVLPEKGEVYLKVCVSANVYQYSYSLNGMDWIEVGPKFESYKLSDDYVQGGGFFTGAFVGMHCVDLDTQSLPANFEYFSYKPKKLE, from the coding sequence ATGATTCAAAATCCGATTTTAACAGGCTTTAATCCAGATCCTTCGATATGCCGTGTTGGCGAAGATTATTATATTGCCGTATCCACATTTGAATGGTTTCCAGGGGTAGGCATTTACCATTCAAAAGATTTAACAAATTGGACTCTTGTACGTAGACCTTTAGAGCGCCTTTCTCAATTGAATATGATTGGTAATCCAAATTCCGGTGGCGTTTGGGCGCCTTGTCTTACATATAGTGAAGGACAATTTTGGCTTATTTATAGCGATATTAAAGTCGTTGAGGGGCAATGGAAAGACGGACATAATTACTTGGTAACTGCTACAAATATAGAGGATGAGTGGTCAGAGCCTATTTACTTAAATAGTGCAGGATTTGACCCGTCTTTATACCATGATGAGGATGGAAAAAAATATCTTTTAAATATGGTTTGGGATGCGAGATATAAAAACCATCCGTTTTATGGAATTAGTATTCAAGAATATGACCATGAAAAAAAATCACTTGTTGGGGAACGCAAAATTATTTTTAAAGGGACAAATGCGAAGCTGACAGAGGCACCGCATCTTTATAAAATAGACGGCTATTTTTATTTATTAACTGCTGAAGGAGGCACACGCTATGATCACCGTGCAACGATTGCGCGGTCGTCATCAATTGATGGGCCATATGAATTGTCTCCACATAATCCTTTAATTACGGGATTCTTTACACCGGAGGAAACGCTACAGAAAGCTGGGCATGCTTCACTCGTTCAAACGCATACAAATGAGTGGTATTTGGCCTATTTAGTTGGTCGTCCACTGCAAGATGAAAATAAACCATTACTTGATCCACGTGGCTATTGCCCATTAGGACGAGAAACAGCAATTAGCAAAATTGAATGGAAAGATGGTTGGCCTGTTGTCGTTGGAGGTAATTATCCACAGTTACAAGTTGAAGCGCCTGCAATTGCACCGCAACCTATAGGGGATATGGCACCAACTATAACGTATTTTAAGAGTGAATTGCCTTTAGATTTCCAAACATTGCGTCAACCAATGGACAGCTTTGCCACATTGATAGAACGTCCTGGTTATTTACGTTTAATAGGGAAAGAATCTTTAACATCTAAATTTAAGCAAGCATTCGTTGCAAGACGTTGGCAGGACTTCAACTTTGAAGCAGAGACAAAGGTAAATGTTTCACCAACATCATTCCAACAATATGCGGGGCTTGTTAATTACTATAATACAGAAAATTGGACTGCTCTTGATATTACATTTGATGAAAAGCTTGGTCGTGTTCTTACAATTTTAAGCAATGACAATACTGTTTTCGGTACGCCTTTAGAAATGCCAATCGTACTTCCTGAAAAGGGTGAAGTCTATTTGAAGGTTTGTGTCTCAGCGAATGTTTATCAGTATAGTTATTCATTAAATGGAATGGACTGGATAGAAGTAGGACCGAAATTTGAAAGCTATAAGCTGTCAGATGATTATGTGCAAGGTGGAGGTTTCTTTACGGGAGCATTTGTCGGTATGCATTGCGTGGATTTAGATACGCAATCACTTCCTGCTAATTTCGAATACTTCAGTTATAAACCTAAAAAACTTGAATAA
- the xylA gene encoding xylose isomerase, giving the protein MAYFKDISQIQYEGPQSKNGLAFKYYNPQEKVGDKTMEEILRFGVAYWHTFTYDGGDPFGAGNMQRSWNHYTDMDLAKARVEASFEFYEKLNAPFFCFHDVDVAPEGSTLAETNKNLDIIVDEIERHLATSKTKLLWNTANMFSNPRFVHGAATSPNADVFAYSAAKVKKGLEVAKQLNAENYVFWGGREGYETLLNTNMKLEQDNLARFFHMAVDYAKEIGYEGQFLIEPKPKEPTKHQYDFDVATGIGFLRTYGLEDNFKFNIEANHATLAGHTFEHELHTARINGMLGSVDANQGDTLLGWDTDEFPTDLYTNTLAMYEILKNGGLGKGGLNFDAKVRRGSFEQDDLFYAHIAGMDSFAIGLKVAHQLLEDRVLEDFVDSRYDSYNSGIGQKIVAGTTNFKELEAYALGLTEIQNTSGRTEKLKMIINQYLLNTLNDKVIAR; this is encoded by the coding sequence ATGGCATATTTTAAAGATATTTCACAAATTCAATACGAAGGACCACAATCAAAAAATGGCTTAGCTTTTAAGTACTACAATCCACAAGAAAAAGTGGGCGACAAAACAATGGAAGAAATTTTACGTTTTGGCGTAGCTTATTGGCATACATTCACGTATGACGGTGGAGACCCATTTGGTGCAGGCAATATGCAACGTTCTTGGAATCACTACACAGATATGGACTTAGCAAAAGCACGCGTTGAGGCGTCATTTGAGTTTTATGAAAAATTAAATGCTCCATTCTTCTGCTTCCATGATGTAGACGTAGCACCAGAAGGATCAACGCTAGCTGAAACGAACAAAAACCTAGACATTATTGTGGATGAAATTGAACGTCATTTAGCGACTTCAAAAACAAAGCTTCTTTGGAATACAGCGAATATGTTTTCCAATCCACGCTTCGTTCATGGTGCAGCTACTTCACCAAATGCGGATGTCTTTGCCTATTCAGCAGCCAAAGTAAAAAAAGGTCTTGAAGTTGCGAAACAATTAAACGCAGAAAACTATGTATTCTGGGGCGGCCGTGAAGGGTATGAAACATTACTAAATACAAACATGAAGCTGGAACAAGACAACCTAGCACGCTTCTTCCATATGGCAGTAGACTACGCAAAAGAAATCGGCTATGAAGGTCAATTTTTAATCGAACCAAAACCAAAAGAGCCAACAAAGCATCAATATGACTTCGACGTAGCAACAGGTATCGGCTTCTTACGCACTTATGGATTAGAGGATAACTTCAAATTCAATATCGAAGCAAACCACGCAACATTAGCGGGTCATACGTTTGAGCACGAGCTTCATACTGCTCGTATTAACGGTATGTTAGGTTCAGTAGATGCGAACCAAGGAGACACATTACTTGGCTGGGATACAGACGAATTTCCTACAGACCTTTATACAAACACATTAGCAATGTATGAAATTCTGAAAAACGGTGGTCTTGGAAAAGGTGGATTAAACTTCGATGCGAAAGTTCGTCGTGGCTCATTTGAACAAGATGACCTATTCTACGCACATATTGCAGGAATGGATTCGTTTGCAATCGGCTTAAAGGTTGCGCATCAATTACTAGAAGACCGTGTTTTAGAAGACTTCGTTGATAGCCGATACGATAGCTACAACTCTGGCATTGGTCAAAAAATCGTTGCAGGTACAACAAACTTCAAAGAGCTTGAAGCCTATGCACTTGGCTTAACGGAGATTCAAAACACATCTGGCCGTACAGAAAAATTAAAAATGATTATCAACCAATATTTATTAAACACTCTAAACGATAAAGTAATTGCTCGTTAA
- the xylB gene encoding xylulokinase, translating into MKYVLGIDIGTSAVKTCLMNEQGQIVDEASCTYRLYHEKSGYSEQKPQDWVDGITVSIQEIIGRFSEDAANIVGISYSGQMHGLVLLDEVGEVIRPAILWNDTRTTAQCEQIVAQVGKERLLAITKNPALEGFTLPKILWVKEHEPENFVKAKSFVLPKDYVRYVMTGKVQMERSDAAGTLLLDIERNDWSTEVAEAVGIDITLCPPLIDATTEVGTLTEAFATATGLAITTKVYGGGADNACGAVGSGIVATNKSMVSIGTSGVLLSFEQVPDKDFGGKVHYFNHAVTDAYYTMGVTLSAGHSLSWFKETFAKDSSFDELLAGTEEVAAGSNGLLFTPYLVGERTPYADSTIRASFIGIDTAHTRAHFAKAVLEGITFSLRDTLEIFRASGKEIQDIISIGGGAKNPQWLQMQADIFNAKIYKLQNEQGPSIGACMIALVGSGLVASFEEAVDKCVAMGEVFVPIAENVAVYNEVYKVYTQIYEHTKSLNEALQAFR; encoded by the coding sequence ATGAAGTACGTATTAGGAATTGATATAGGAACAAGCGCGGTGAAAACGTGCTTAATGAATGAGCAAGGACAAATTGTGGATGAGGCATCTTGTACTTATAGGTTATATCATGAAAAGTCTGGTTATTCAGAGCAGAAACCTCAAGATTGGGTCGATGGTATAACGGTCTCGATTCAAGAAATTATTGGGCGTTTTTCAGAGGATGCAGCGAATATCGTCGGTATTAGTTACTCTGGTCAAATGCATGGTTTGGTGCTTTTAGATGAAGTCGGTGAAGTGATACGCCCAGCAATTTTATGGAATGATACAAGAACAACAGCACAGTGTGAGCAAATTGTTGCGCAAGTAGGGAAAGAACGATTACTTGCGATTACAAAAAATCCTGCTTTAGAAGGCTTTACTTTACCAAAGATTCTATGGGTGAAGGAGCATGAACCAGAAAACTTTGTGAAAGCGAAGAGCTTTGTTTTACCGAAAGACTATGTTCGCTATGTGATGACAGGCAAAGTTCAGATGGAGCGCTCGGATGCAGCAGGAACGCTTCTTTTAGATATCGAACGAAACGATTGGAGTACAGAAGTAGCGGAAGCCGTTGGGATTGACATTACGCTTTGCCCACCACTCATCGATGCAACAACAGAGGTCGGTACATTAACAGAAGCATTTGCAACGGCTACGGGATTAGCTATTACGACAAAAGTATATGGTGGCGGTGCAGATAACGCATGTGGTGCGGTTGGGTCTGGTATCGTGGCAACCAATAAATCGATGGTCAGCATCGGAACCTCGGGCGTTTTACTATCATTTGAACAAGTACCAGACAAAGACTTTGGGGGTAAGGTCCATTACTTTAATCATGCTGTGACAGATGCGTATTATACGATGGGTGTTACGCTTTCTGCGGGGCATTCACTTAGCTGGTTTAAAGAGACTTTTGCCAAAGACAGCTCTTTTGATGAGTTATTAGCAGGTACAGAGGAAGTTGCGGCTGGCAGTAACGGACTTTTATTTACACCTTATTTAGTTGGTGAACGTACACCGTATGCAGACAGTACAATTCGCGCAAGTTTTATCGGGATTGATACGGCTCATACACGTGCACATTTTGCCAAGGCTGTTCTTGAGGGGATCACATTTTCGTTACGAGATACTCTCGAAATTTTCCGTGCATCTGGTAAGGAAATTCAAGATATCATTTCAATCGGTGGGGGCGCCAAAAACCCACAATGGCTACAAATGCAGGCCGATATTTTTAATGCGAAAATTTATAAATTACAAAATGAACAAGGCCCTAGTATAGGCGCATGTATGATAGCGTTAGTTGGTTCAGGGCTAGTAGCTTCTTTTGAAGAAGCAGTAGATAAATGTGTAGCTATGGGAGAAGTATTCGTGCCAATTGCTGAAAATGTCGCCGTTTATAATGAGGTTTATAAGGTGTATACACAAATTTATGAACACACGAAATCTTTAAATGAAGCATTACAAGCATTTCGTTAG